Genomic window (Egicoccus halophilus):
GGCCGTCCCGGCGAGCAGCACGACCCCCACCAGCCCGCCGTCCTCGGCAGCCAGCGACGCGGCGTGCACGGCTCCCTCGCTGTGGCCGACGAGCAGCACACGCTCGCGGTCGACGTCCGGTTGGTCGCGCAGTGCAGCCAGCGCCGCCCGGGCGTCGGCGCGGCTGTCGTCGAAGCTGGCCGTGAGGAAGTCTCCCTCGCTGGCGCCCACGCCCCGCTTGTCGAAGCGCAGGCTCGCGATGCCGGCCTCGGCGAGTGCGGTGGCGAGCTCGCGGGTGACCCCCAACGGCAGCTTGCGGTGGTCGCTGTCGCGGTCGACCTGGCCGGAGCCGGGGATCAGCAGGGCTGCCGGTGACCGGTCGTCCCGGTCCGGCAGCGTGAGGGTGGCGTGCAGGGTGAGGCCGTCGACGACGAAGGTCAGCTCGCGCGAACGCATGGAGGTGTCGGTTTCTCGCAGGACCGGCGCGATCGCCGGTCGGACCGAAACGTCCCGCACCCGTCGCGGAACGTTATCAACAATGAGAATAATACGGTAAGGTTCCGGCCGGCGGCAACACCAAAGACGTCGACGGCCCCGGCGAGCGAGGACGTGAACGTGGGCGACGACCGGGCGGACCTGCTGCTACACCCGTTGCGGCTGCGCATCCTGCAGGCCGCAGCCGGGCGCGACGTGACCACTGCCGATCTCGCCGCCGCCCTGCCGGAGGTCGCGACGGCGACGCTGTACCGCCACGTCAGGCGACTGCTCGACGGTGGCGCGCTACAGGTCGTCGCCGAGCGGCCCGTGCGTGGAACGGTCGAGCGCACCTACCGCCTGGCCGCGGCCGCGTCGCCCCTGACCGCCGACGAGATCGCGGACCTCTCCCCCGACGACCATCGCGCGGCGTTCACCACGTTCGCGGCCGGCCTGCTGCGGGCCGTCACCGACTACCTCGACGACCCGGCGGCCGACCCGGCGCACGACGGGTTCGGCTACCGCCATCTGGCGTTGTGGGCCGACGACGCCGAGTTCGAGGCGTTCGCCGCCGACCTTCGCGCGGTGGTGCTGCGGGCGGTCGAACGGGGGCCCGGCCCGGGACGGCGTCGCCGCACCCTGACCACGGTCGTGGTCCCGGACCCCGGTCCGACGACGCCCGCTCGCCCGGACCGGCACGGAGCCGGACCCGGGAACCGGACGACGCACGTCGACGCGGCTCAGCGGGCCGGGACGCGGGGCTTGTAGGCCGCACGGTCGGCCTCGTAGGCATCGATCGCGTCGGCGTCCTGCAGCGTCAGACCGATGTCGTCGAGACCGTGGAGCAGGCAGTGCCGGGTGTGCGGGTCGATGTCGAAGTGCGCGTCGACCCCGGCGAGGTCCCCGACCTGCGGGACGCGGACCAGCTGCTGCTCGAGGTCGACGGTGATCTCCACCGACGGGTCGGCGTCGACCACGGCGAAGAGCTGCCGGACGATCGGCTCGCCGAGCTGGACCGCGAGCACCCCGATCTTGCCGCAGTTGGTGCGGAAGATGTCGGCGAAGCTCGACGCGATGATGGCGCGGAACCCCGCGTCCTCGAGCGCCCAGGGCGCGTGCTCGCGCGACGAACCACAGCCGAAGTTGCGCCCGGCGAGCAGGATGTTCGCGCCCGCGTGCTCGGGTCGGTTCATCGCGAAGTCGGGGTTGGGGCTGCCGTCGTCGAGGTAGCGCCACTCGGAGAAGGCGAACGGCCCGAACCCGGTGCGCTCGACGCGCTTGAGGAACTGCTTGGGGATGATCGCGTCGGTGTCGACGTCGTTGGCGTCGATGGGGCAGGCACGGCCCCGGACCACGGTGACCGGTTCCATCAGACCGTCGCCTCCTGGGTCACGAGCTGGCGGACGTCGGCGAGCCGGCCGGTGAGTGCCGCGGCGGCCGCCATGGCCGGCGACACCAGGTGGGTGCGGCCCTTGAACCCCTGCCGGCCCTCGAAGTTGCGGTTGGACGTCGACGCGGCCCGCTCCCCCGGCGCCAGCTGGTCGGGGTTCATGCCCAGACACATCGAGCACCCCGGCGAGCGCCAGTCGAAGCCGGCCTCGATCAGCACGTCGGCGATCCCCTCGGCCTCGGCCGCGGCCTGCACCAGTCCGGAGCCCGGCACGACCATCGCCCGGATCCCGTCCCTGACCCGCTGACCCGCGACGATCTCGGCGACCGCGCGCAGGTCCTCGAGGCGTCCGTTGGTGCACGAACCGATGAAGACGGTGTCGACCTCGATGTCGGTCATCACCTCGCCACCGACCAGGCCCATGTAGTCCAGCGCCCGCTGCCACTGCTTGGCGGTGCTCTCGTCGGGCGCGTCGGTGACCCGCGGGACGGATCCGGTCACCGGCACCGACTGCGCCGGCGTGGTGCCCCAGGTCACGGTCGGGACCACGTCGGCGGCGTCGATGTGCACGACGCGGTCGAAGGTGGCGCCCTCGTCGGTGCGCAGCTCGCGCCAGGCGGCGACGGCCGCGTCCCAGTCGTCGCCCTGCGGCGCGTAGGGCTTGTCCTTCAGGTAGGCGAAGGTGGTCTCGTCGGGCGCGACCAGGCCCGCGCGCGCCCCGCCCTCGATGGACATGTTGCAGACCGTCATGCGGCCTTCCATCGACATCTCCTCGAAGGCCCGGCCGCGGTACTCGATCACGTGGCCGGTGCCCCCGTCGACACCGATGACCCCGAGGATGTGCAGGATCAGGTCCTTGGGGGTCGTCCCGGCCGGCAGCACACCGTCGACCTCGATCGCCAGGGTGCTGGGCAACCGCTGCGGCAGCGTCTGCGTGGCGAGCACGTGCTCGACCTCACTGGTGCCGATGCCGAACGCCAGCGCCCCGAACGCCCCGTGGGTGGCGGTGTGCGAGTCTCCGCACACGATCACGGCGCCGGGCTGGGTGAGCCCGAGCTCGGGGCCGATGATGTGCACGATGCCCTGGTTGCGGCTGCCCATCGGGAACAGCCGGATGCCGAACTCGTCGCAGTTGCGCCGCAACGCCTCGAGCTGCGCGGCCGACAGCTCGTCCTCGAGCGGTAGCTCCCCACGGACCTGCCGCGGGTCGGTGGGGACGTTGTGGTCGGCGGTCGCGAGCGTCAGGTCGGGACGCCGCACGCTACGACCGTTGACGCGCAGGCCGTCGAAGGCCTGCGGTGAGGTCACCTCGTGGACGAGGTGCAGGTCGACGTAGAGCAGGTCGGGCTGTCCCTCGGCGGACCGCACGACGTGCTGGTCCCAGATCTTCTCGACGATGGTCCTCGGCGTGCTCATCAGGCCTCTTCTCTTCCCGCGGGAACGGTCACGGGCCGGGCCGGCCGGGGCGCATCGAGCGCCCCGGCGACGGCACCGTCAGGGCCGGCGACCCCGTGACCGCGTCGACGACGGCGATCAGCCCGCCCAGCGCGACGACTGCATCGCGGCGACGGCGCGGTAGTCGACCTCCTCGCTGCGACGCACCTCGACGGTCACGTCGTCCGAGCCGGTCGACTCGGTGTAGGAGGCGGCGACGGCGGCGACCAGGGCGGCCTCGTCCTCGACGGTCTGGTCCGGCGGGACGTTGAGACGGATGACGTTGTTCATGGCGTGGTGCTCCTCGGGATGCGGGGCCGGGAACGACCCCTGGGTGTCGATGGGCTGTTCGCTGGCAGCTGCCGTCGGCCGGGTCACGGCCGGAACTCCGAGCTGCGGTGGACGAGTCGACGCGAACGGTTCAGCGCGTCCACGTAGGCGCGGGCGCTCGCCTCGACGATGTCGGTGGAGACGCCGCGCCCGGTGAAGCGCTGCCCGTCCTCCACTGCCACCGTGACGGTGACCTCGCCGAGGGCGTCGATGCCCCCGGTGACGGCCGCCACCTGGAACGAGACCAGTGCGACCCCGTCCCGGCCGACCGCGCGGCGGATCGCGCCGCAGGCTGCGTCGACCATGCCGTCCCCGCTCGCCTCGGCGGTGACCGTGGCACCGACGTCCCGGCCGGCCTCGGCCGCGACGTCGGCGCCGGCGAGTCGGACCACCACGGTGGCGCTCGGCTCGGCGTCGGTCCCGCCGGTGACGGCGAGGGAGACGAGTTCGTAATCGTCGTCGGCCTTGACGTGCGTCTCGGCGATGACGATCGCGGCGACGTCCTCGGAGCTGACGATCCCCTTGCGGTCCGCCAGGTCCTTGAAGCGCCGGAAGGCGTTCTGTGCCTCGGCCTCGTCGAGCTCGAACCCGAGGTCCTCGACGGCCTTGAAGAAGGCGTGCCGGCCGGAGTGCTTGCCGAGCACGATCTGCGAGCCGTCGGCACCGACGTCCTCGCTGCGGATGATCTCGTAGGTGAGCCGGTCGGCCAGCACGCCGTGCTGGTGGATACCCGACTCGTGTGCGAAGGCGTTGGCGCCGACCACCGGCTTGTTCTTCTGCACGGAGTAACCGGTGAGGCTGGACACCAGGCGCGAGGTCCGGGTCAGTTCCGGGGTGTGCAGCGCGTGATCGACACCGAGCAGGTCGGCCCGGGTACGGATCGCCATCACGACCTCCTCGAGCGAGCAGTTGCCCGCGCGCTCGCCGATGCCGTTGACCGCCACCTCGATCTGCCGGGCGCCGTTGCGCACCGCCTCGAGGGAGTTGGCGACCGCGAGGCCGAGGTCGTTGTGACAGTGGACGCTGATCACGACGTCCTTGGCGGCGATGTCGGGGATGCGCCGGTGCAGTTCGGCGATCCAGCCGCCGAAGTCGTGCGGCAGGGCATAACCGACCGTGTCGGGGATGTTGACCGTCGTGGCCCCGGCCTCGACCGCCGCGGCGACGATGTCGACCAGGAACGGGAAGTCGGTGCGCGTGGCGTCCTGCGGGCTGAATTCGACGTCGTCGGTGAACGTGCGGGCGAGCTCGATCGCCCGCACCGCCTGGGCGAGGATCTCGTCCTCGGACGCCTGGAGCATGTACCTGCGGTGGATGTCGGAGGTCGACAGGAAGGTGTGGATGCGGTGGCGCCTGGCGGGGGCCAGCGACTTGGCCGCCGCCTCGATGTCGGCCGGGATGGCGCGGGCCAGCGCGGCGATGACCGGCGGCTCGCGGTGGTCGGACTCCCCTTGCGAACCGCCGGGTCCCTGGGCGGCGCGGGGTGCGTTGCCCACGATCTCGGCGACGGCCTTGACCGCGTCGAAGTCGCCGGGCGAGGCGGCCGAGAAGCCGGCCTCGATCACGTCGACCTGCAGTCGGGCGAGTTGCTCGGCGATCTCGACCTTCTCGCGGGCGTCGAGCGAGATGCCGGGTGACTGCTCACCGTCGCGCAGCGTCGTGTCGAAGATGGTCACGCCGTCGGGGACGACGCTGGCGGCCTGGGATACGTCCGTGGGGCGGCCCATGAAGTTGTCCTGTCTGCTCGCCGCGTGTGCGGCTGATCCGTTTCGTTGGATCCCCTTCGATGTGCCTCCGCGTCGCCGTGTGTCAGGGGTGGAAACGGCGCCGCGGCATCAAAGGATGAGCAGAACGACAACGAGCCCGAGAAGGAGCTCGAGCGCGTGCTGCAGCCCACGGCCGGCGTCGAGCCGGTCCAGAACGGGGCTGCTGACAGTGCGCATGATCCGAGTGTGTCGGCCGGTCGGGCACGAACGCAAATGGTGCCGCGCGCTGCGCGTGCGCCGGCCGCGTTCGGTGCACACCTGCGGCCGGTGCCCGGCGCGCCGAGCGGCCGGGTCGGCGACCGTGGCACCGTCGCTACGGTGGTCGGACCCGGACAGGAGGCACCGGTGCGCTCCCTCGGACCGCGACTGGTCGCTACGGCCACGCTCCTCACGCTGCTGGCCGGGTGTGAGGGCGGCAACGGCGCGACCACACCCGGGGCCGGACCCGCGCCCGCGGACCCGGCTCCCGACGACCCCGCGGCGGACGAACCGGGCACCGGCGACCCCGGCGCGGACGAGCCGGACGCGGGAGCGCCGGACGCCGAGGGGAACGGGGAGCAGGAGGAGGCCGATCCGGGCCTGTCTCCCCCGCCCGGGGCGATCGTGCTCACCGAACGCGACGACGGGGCCGAGGTCGCCGTCGCCCCCGGCGAGGAGGTCGTGCTCCGGCTCGCGCACGACTGGAGCTGGGACACGCCCCGGACCGGTGCGGCGCTGCTCGAGGTCGCCACGGTCGACCACCTCGTCGATCCCGGCTACGCCGAGTGGCTGCTGCGCGCGGTCGGAGAAGGGCGCGCCGAGGTGCACGTGGACGGCGAGCCGGCCTGTGACGATCCCGAGGACTGCCCGCCGCGGACCCTGACCTACCTGGTCGAGGTCGGCCCCGGCGAACCGCTGTCGGCGCCGACCGGGGACTGAACCCGGCCGGCCGGTACACACGAGCGGGGGCGCCCGGTTCCCCGGACGCCCCCGCGAGTGGTGCGGTGGTGGGCCTACTCGAAGCGGAAGAAGGCCCGGTACTGGATGCCGTCCTGCATCGTGAACACGAGCTCACGGCAGGTCCCGGCCCAGTCGGCGTCGGTCTCCCATCGGTAGTTGTAGACGCCACGCGCGTTCACGTTCAGCCCGCTGTTGCCGGGCATCTGCGTGGCCACGGGACGGGCCCGCGGCGTGTGGAACTCACCCTCGCTGACGACCTGCCGCGTGTCGCAGTCGACCTGCCGCGAGAACGGCGCGTTGGCGGCGAACACGTCCAGCCCCTGGTTGCGACCGAGGTCGAACCGTGCCGGGATCACCTCACCCGCGTCCCGGACCGTCATCCCGGTCGCCGAGATCGGCGTCATGAAGCTCCGGACGCAGTCCGGGTGGGTGTCGAAGCCCTCGACGGCCGCAGCCCGGCTGTTGTTCACCGACGACGCGCTGTAGCCGAGCCCACGCCGGGCGAACGACGCCCACAGGGTGCAGAAGTTCTCGCCACCGGTCAGCACGGTCTCCGCTGCGATGATCGCGTCACGGCCGGTGACGAAGTTCGGGTTGCAGCCCTGGAACTTCAGCCCGTCCATGACCAGCTGCTGCGCGAGGTTGTTCCCGCCGGTCGACCAGTCACCGTAGACGTCGGGGTTGAATCCGTGGACGTCGATCAGGTCCCAGGTCATGTCCCACAGGATGGTGTTCCAGCCGTGGCCGACGCCGTGCGGCGCGGCCAGCGTCCCACCGTTGAGCCAGGCGCCGGTGCCGACGCTGCCGTAGGTGAACGGCTGGAGTTCCATGTTGCGCGAGTACGGCGCAGGACGGATGCCGGCGCCCTGACGCGGGGGCTCGTCCTGCCACAACGCGTACGGACCCATGCCGCGGGGACCGTCCGGGTCGTCGAGCGCCGGGTCGATCAGCGTGACGACACCGTGGTAGTCGCTCCAGCCCTCACCCATGCGCTGGTCACCGCCGAGGCAGTTCACGCCGGGGCCACCGGTCAGCCGGAGCGAGATGCCGTGGCTGTACTCGTGCAGGATGATGCCGGCTTCGAGGTCACCGTCGCGGAAGGGCTCGTCGCGGTTCCACAGGTACATCTGCATCCGCGGCGCACCGCCGTCGGCGGCCGGGGTGGAGAAGTTGGCGTTGTTGAAGCCGCCGCCGTCCTGCGCCTCGCAGTTGACGGCGTCACCGCCGACGCCACCACGCCCGTAGTTGTTGTGCTGGAAGTTGCCCGACGGCTCGTCGAAGCCGTAGTGCCAGAACACGTCGTGGGCGACGTTGCACCAGTAGAACAGGTTGGTGGTGGCGGCCTCCCAGTACTCGTGCGGGTGCTGCGTGAGGTCGAGCCCGAAGTCGAAGGTCAGGCGGTCGCCGCCCTCCGGCTGCGAGGCGAAGACCTGGCTCTCGATGCTGCCGGTCGCGGGCTGCCCGGCCCGGATCGCCGCACCGGCGTCCTGGGTGACCATCACCGACGGGATCGTGATGCTCGGGTCGGCCCCGCCCATGGCGGTGGGGTTGCCGGCCACGTTGTTGGCGACGACGACACCGACCGCCCCGGCCGCCTGCGCGTGGCCGACCTTGTCGACGAACGGGCAGTCGCCCCGGTCGATCAGCGCGATGGCGCCGGCCGGGAAGTCGACCAACGGCTGGCAGCCGAGGGTCGGGGCGTCGGTCCCGTCGCTGGCCGGCACGATGTCGCCGTGCACGCCGCCGGCCGGGGTGGACGGGCCGAACGAGGCCGCGACCGCGGTGTAGGAACCGGCTGCGCCCGAGGGCTCGTCGACGACCACGGACAACCGCGCGTTGGTCGGGTTGTTGCTGTTGTTCCAGTCGGTGTAGGTGTTGGTGTTGTTGCCCCGGGTGATGGTGTAGTCCGGCTCGGGCGTGGCGGAGACGTCGTGCCAGCCGAACGGCGAGGCGTCGGCGTCGGCCGGGTTCGTCACCAGGGTGCGTCCGCCGTCGTTCGGGCTCTCGAACGGCAGGGCGAACACCCGGTAGCTCGACCCGTCGTTCACCGGGTTCGGGGTCACGATCGGGCCCGAGGAGCGCGACGACGCGCTCGCGAGCGAGGTCGCGTCGGCGTCACCGTGGTCGTGGTCGTGGTCGTGGCCGTGGTCACGGCCGATGCGGGACGCCGTCTCGTCGTGGTCGTGCTCGATCGTCCAGTCGTCGAGGTCGAGCAGGTCACCGGTGGCGGCGTCGACGACGGCGCTCCACAGGTGCACGTCGGTGGCGTCGTCGATCACGACCTGCCACGCCAGGCGCAGGCCGTCCTCGTGCGGCTGCCAGCCGAGCTTGGCCGGGATCGGCTCGTCGGAGATGCCGCCGTCGGAGACCAGCGCGTCGGCGTCGAGGTCGGCACTCATCACGACCGGCAGCTGCTCCAGACCGACCGGTTCGGGCAGGTCGAGCTCCTCGGCCGCAGACTCGACGGCGTCGACCGGGTCGAGCTCGGGGGCCGGGCCCGCGGCGCGGGCGCGGGCGCCCGGCAGCCCGGACACCGCGGAGCCACCGACATGGACGACGCTGCCGTCCGCCGCGATGTTGATCGTGGTGTCGGCGCCGAACACCTCGAGCCCCGCGTACTGCTGGTTGACGTTGACGTGCGTGACCCCGTTGTGCTGACTCTCGTAGCTCGAGCGGACCACGAGCTCGGCCACGTCGGCCGGCGCGAGTTCGAACAGCGCCGCCTCGTCGCGGAAGTATCCGAGCGCGATCTCCTCGGGTTCGCCCTCGTTGGGCCCGGTGAGGAACTGGTACGCCGGCGATCCGGTCGTGGGGTTCGCGCTGACGGGCGCGGCCCACAGGCCGGTCGCGGCGAGCGACAGGGCGGTGACCGCCCCGAGCGTTCTGCTGCGCATGCGACTCTCCTGGTATGCGACATGCGCCCCGGGACCGACGACCTCCCCTCGAGGCGCCGGAGTCCTCACGTGCGTCCGTCCGCGTTCCCACCGCGGTACGGACCCCCTCGACCACCACCCGGGACGGTCGCGACGCGGACACAAGTAGCCCGTTCGTACCCTGTCAACGCGTACTAGTCCGTTCGCTCGCGCCAGCGCACACCTTCAGCATGTATTCAGCTATCACGAAGTGCGCTCCGCGGAACTGCCGGCCACCCGGTCGTCGGGCCCGCGTTCGCGCCCACCCGCTTCCACGCCGCTCGCGGCGCAGTAGCGTGCCCCGCCACGCAGGAGGGCGTCCATGGCCGAGGCGGGCATGATCGAGCAGGCGTTGGCCACGGCCGCGCGGGCGGCCGACGCCGCCGGGGTACACGTGGTCGAGCGCCACGGCCACGCGGACATGCCGGCGGTCACGGACCTGTTCGACGCCGTGTGGGGCCGGGACGCCACCAGCGGCGGGACCCTGCCGCCCGAGGCGCTCACGGCACTCGCCGGCGCCGGCGGGCAGGTCTCGGGTGCCCTGCGTGGCGTGGAGCTGGTGGGGGCGACCGCCGCCTTCGTCGGGCTGGCCGAGGACGGCGAGGTGTTCCTGCATTCGCACGTCACCGGCGTGGCGCCGGGCGCCGCCGGCGCCGGCGTCGGCCGGGCGTTGAAGTGGCACCAGCGGGGCTGGGCGCTGCAGCGCGGCATCCGACGGGTGCGATGGACCTTCGATCCGCTCGTGCGCCGCAACGCCGTGTTCAACCTCGTCGTACTGGGCGCCGGCGTGAGTGGATACGCGGAGGACCACTACGGTCGGCTGCGTGACGCCCGCAACGCCGGCGCTCCCACCGACCGCCTGATCGTCGACTGGGAGCTGGGCGCGCCCCGGGTGCAGGCCGCCGCGACGGGCCGGACCGCCGAGCCCGACGTCACCGCCATGCGCCGTGCCGGGGCCGCGCCGCTGCTGCGCCAGGAACCCGACGGCACGCCCCACCTGACGCCCACGGATGCCGAGCGGCTGCTCGTGCAGATCCCGGCCGACATCGAGGCGATACGGGGGCAGGACCCCGACCTCGCCGTCGCCTGGGCCGCCGCGCTGCGGGCGACCCTCGGGCACGCCGTGCGACGTGGACTGCGGGTCACCGGCTGCACCCGTGACGGCTGGTACGTGCTCAGCGCCGACCGCGCGGTGCACGAGCTGGCGGCTCGGGCATGAGCGCCGCCCTGCCGGCGGTGACCGTCGAGCGCCTCGAGCTCGTGCGGGTCTCGCTGCCGCTGGTCACCCCGTTCCGGACCTCGTTCGGGGTGCAGCACGAACGCGACGCCCTGCTCGTCCACGTCCGGGCGCGGGAGGCGCAGGGTTGGGGCGAGTGCGTGACCCCGGCGGCGCCGGTCTACTCCGAGGAGTACACCGGCGGCGCCGCGCACGTCCTCGAGCACCAGCTGGTGCCCCGGCTGTTGGCCCCCGGACGCACCCTGCGGGCCGAGGACGTCGGCCTGCGCCTCGCCGGCGTCCGCGGGCACCGCATGGCGCGTGCCGCGCTGGAGTCGGCGCTGCTCGACGCACAGCTGCGTGCCGCCGGACGCTCCCTGGCCGTGCACCTCGGCGCCACCCGCGACCGGGTCGCGGCCGGGGTCTCGGTCGGGATCCCCGACGGGGGGATCCCGGAGCTGCTCGAACAGGTCGAGGGCTACCTCGACGCCGGCTACGTGCGGGTCAAGGCCAAGGTGGCCCGCGGCAGCGACGTCGCCCCCATGCAGGCCCTGCGAACCCGGTTCGGTGCCCGACTCCGACTGCAGGTCGACGCCAACGCCGGCTACGACCCCGACACGCCGGCCGACGTCGCTGCCCTCGACGCGCTCGACGAGCTCGGGCTGCTGCAGATCGAGCAGCCGTTCGCTCCCGATCGACTGCTCGCCCACGCCGCCCACGCCGCCCGGTGGCGTACGCCGGTGTGCCTGGACGAGTCGATCACCGACGCGGCGCGGGCCGTCGAGGCCCTCGCGCTGCGGGCCTGCCGCATCGTCAACGTCAAGCCGGGCCGGGTCGGAGGTCCGTTCGAGACCGTACGGATCCACGACGCCTGCCGGGACCGGGGCATCCCCGTGTGGTGCGGCGGCATGCTCGAGACCGGGATCGGTCGGGCACTCAACGTCGCGGTCGCCGCGATGCCCGGATTCGAACTGCCGGGTGACACCTCCGCCTCCGACCGCTACTTCCGCGAGGACCTGACGGACCCGTTCGTGCTCGTCGACGGCCACCTCGCCGTCCCGACGACGCCCGGGATCGGGCGCGAACCCCGCGACGAGGTGCTCGCGACCGCCACCCGGCTGCCCCTGGCGGGCTGACCGGTCGACGCGGACGTCACACCTCCGACTGCACCGTCGGCGGGCGGCGCCCCTCGTCGAGCGTGCGCAACGCCACGTCGGCGCAGGTACGCACGCGCTGCTCGTCGGCGGGGTCGTCGAGGTCGGCCAGCGCGACGGTGCGTCGCACCTGGTCGCGGACGTCGGCCGCCCGGTCCCCGTGATCGGCCACGCGTTCGGCCACGTCGGTCAGTGCCTGCAGGACCGCGAGCAGCACGGCCGGCTCCGTGGCGCCGTAGCGGCGGACCTGCCCGACGGCGAGCTCGAGGTGGTCGGCGAACGTTGGCCGCGGGGCCGCGACACGGATCCTGCCCTGGTCGTCGTGTCCGAGGTCGGCACCCAGCGGATGGTCGGCGAGCACGATCAGCACCGCGCCGATCTGTCCGACGGCCTGTGCGGCGGTCGTCGGGTCGTTGACGCCGGTCGACAGCGCCCGCCCCGCGATGTCCTCGAGCTGGCGGATCCCGAAGGCGATGTCGCCGGTCTCGGTGCGCTCGGGTCCCAGGTGCAGCGCCCCGTGGAGGTCCGGCGCGAGGCGGTCGTCGTCCGCCGACGGCGGACGCCCGTCGACGCCCCACACCCAGGCCAGCGTGGTGCCCTTGGCGACCCACGAACCCGGCAGCGGACGCAGCCGTACCACCACGCCGTGCCGTTCGGCGACCGCCACCAGGGCCGCGGCGTCGACCGT
Coding sequences:
- a CDS encoding DUF2254 domain-containing protein; amino-acid sequence: MPGLPVRVHGWWEDLQDSLWLLPAVGVVLSIALARILVALEPEGGGVPDAIAFTGNAAGAHEVLGQLTGATFTVMGVVFSLTIVALQMASSQFSPRLLRTFLKDRSVQLVLTGLVGSGVFHVSVLRHVRSPEEGEAFVPELATTFALLYALVAVGLVVYFLHHLSSQLRVEVIMASIRRETLGHLRELAADRGDLPDAPPPEPPATAGVVRARTGGYLQTVDAAALVAVAERHGVVVRLRPLPGSWVAKGTTLAWVWGVDGRPPSADDDRLAPDLHGALHLGPERTETGDIAFGIRQLEDIAGRALSTGVNDPTTAAQAVGQIGAVLIVLADHPLGADLGHDDQGRIRVAAPRPTFADHLELAVGQVRRYGATEPAVLLAVLQALTDVAERVADHGDRAADVRDQVRRTVALADLDDPADEQRVRTCADVALRTLDEGRRPPTVQSEV